The following coding sequences are from one Terriglobia bacterium window:
- a CDS encoding chemotaxis protein CheW → MSLHPESQFVLFPLGEKRFALPAEQVAELARPDREQSFPHMTPLLTGVLVRRGAIVPVCDVAQVLVSNAPARKFYLIATRKFGATAELTAIPVTGECELASAQLLPPTSGLPEHVVGLLSLKDEILQVIDLSRIGGAESEA, encoded by the coding sequence ATGAGTTTGCATCCGGAGTCACAGTTCGTCCTGTTTCCGCTCGGAGAGAAGCGGTTTGCGCTGCCGGCGGAGCAGGTTGCGGAACTGGCGCGACCGGATCGCGAGCAGTCGTTTCCTCATATGACGCCGCTGCTCACCGGAGTTCTGGTGCGGCGCGGGGCGATCGTTCCGGTGTGCGATGTCGCGCAGGTGCTGGTGTCAAACGCCCCGGCGCGGAAGTTTTACTTGATTGCGACGCGGAAGTTCGGAGCGACGGCAGAACTTACGGCGATACCGGTGACGGGTGAATGTGAACTGGCAAGCGCGCAACTTCTACCGCCCACAAGCGGCCTACCGGAGCATGTTGTGGGTCTGCTTTCGTTAAAGGACGAGATTCTGCAAGTGATCGACCTGTCGAGGATCGGAGGCGCGGAAAGCGAAGCATGA
- a CDS encoding DUF4388 domain-containing protein, with amino-acid sequence MSTLPIQAAAKVLVIDSNVFFAKRLLDALKQEGFETVHSTAASYALTMLEWNPPAAIICSTNMREMSAFDLPKILHADLKTAHIPIVAMGDGGDQALMEAFRAGCDDYIDRRLGPENIAQHLRAFLRSHEEGFQPTQMLDSSQAALEGNLSQVDLPGIIQMLGHSRQSGALHVNAGDVDGIIFLDGGDVLHAEVGDVVGDEAVVHIVKACNNAEKGVYKFVPGDTATTRTVLKSATELMLDALREVDEEHHEGGFE; translated from the coding sequence ATGAGCACGCTGCCAATCCAAGCCGCGGCCAAGGTACTGGTAATCGACAGCAACGTCTTCTTCGCCAAGCGCCTGCTCGACGCCCTCAAGCAAGAGGGCTTTGAGACCGTTCACAGCACGGCCGCGAGTTACGCACTGACGATGCTGGAGTGGAATCCTCCGGCGGCGATCATTTGCTCGACGAACATGCGCGAGATGAGCGCGTTCGACCTGCCGAAAATTCTGCACGCTGACCTGAAGACCGCTCACATACCAATCGTCGCAATGGGTGATGGCGGCGACCAGGCATTGATGGAGGCGTTCCGCGCGGGATGCGATGACTATATTGACCGTCGATTGGGTCCGGAAAACATCGCGCAACATCTGCGGGCCTTCCTGAGGAGCCACGAAGAGGGTTTCCAGCCGACGCAGATGCTGGACAGCTCGCAGGCGGCGCTGGAAGGGAATCTTTCGCAGGTGGATCTGCCGGGAATCATTCAGATGCTTGGTCATTCGCGGCAATCGGGTGCACTGCATGTAAATGCAGGCGACGTGGATGGGATCATTTTTCTCGACGGTGGTGACGTGCTGCACGCTGAGGTCGGCGACGTGGTGGGCGATGAGGCCGTGGTTCACATTGTGAAGGCCTGCAACAATGCGGAAAAGGGTGTCTACAAATTCGTACCCGGGGACACGGCAACGACGCGCACGGTGTTGAAGTCTGCGACGGAACTGATGCTGGATGCGCTGCGCGAAGTCGATGAGGAACACCACGAGGGAGGTTTCGAATGA
- a CDS encoding methyl-accepting chemotaxis protein: protein MKGRLNSTVAMLAGVNLVALFAVLYLAFAAGKSSTEGFDLSNPKLLGAAVLAFVVGIVIWYMLSAKVASPVKELADYSEKVAAGDYKSRVGIDSADDFGFIADNLNRASERASRAVFNQEAQENLQRSVTDFLTIVSQIARGDLTLRGKVTNDALGNVVDSVNYMLDNFTKVLERVRKAAIDVSSSANDILVSSEQMANGATQQDQEITNTSSAVEELTVSMKQVSNNAEASAEAARRALDAAEQGNRAVRDTLEGMQRIRASVQATAKKIKSLGDRSLEISEIINVINDITEQTNLLALNAAIEAARAGEAGRGFAVVADEVRKLAEHSRTATKDIAALIKAIQAETNEAVVVMEEGTREVEVGARLADQAGKALEAISSVVRQSAELVQEISLASKQQVRGTEGVANAMQIISNITRQTSQGARQTARTVENMVHLSEQLNEALSQFRVNAAAGPREVAPVNATTAAAVNR from the coding sequence ATGAAAGGTCGTCTTAACTCGACCGTCGCGATGCTGGCGGGCGTGAATCTTGTGGCGCTGTTCGCCGTGCTCTACCTGGCGTTCGCGGCAGGGAAGAGTTCGACAGAAGGATTTGACCTGTCGAACCCGAAGCTGCTCGGAGCAGCGGTGCTTGCGTTTGTCGTTGGCATCGTCATCTGGTACATGCTGAGCGCGAAAGTGGCTTCGCCTGTGAAGGAACTGGCCGACTACTCGGAGAAGGTTGCCGCGGGGGACTACAAGTCGCGCGTGGGAATTGACTCGGCGGACGATTTTGGTTTTATCGCCGACAACCTGAACCGTGCTTCGGAGCGCGCCAGCCGTGCCGTCTTCAACCAGGAGGCGCAGGAGAACCTGCAGCGCAGCGTGACCGACTTCCTGACCATCGTGAGCCAGATTGCTCGCGGCGACCTGACGCTTCGCGGTAAGGTGACGAACGACGCGCTCGGCAACGTGGTCGACTCGGTCAACTACATGCTCGACAACTTTACGAAGGTGCTCGAGCGCGTGCGCAAGGCCGCCATCGACGTGTCGAGCAGCGCGAACGACATCCTTGTTTCGTCGGAACAGATGGCCAACGGCGCCACGCAGCAGGATCAGGAGATCACGAACACCTCGTCCGCGGTGGAAGAGCTGACCGTCTCGATGAAGCAGGTGTCGAACAACGCCGAGGCCAGCGCGGAAGCCGCGCGCCGTGCGCTCGATGCCGCCGAGCAGGGCAACCGTGCCGTGCGCGACACGCTGGAAGGCATGCAGCGTATCCGCGCTTCGGTGCAGGCGACGGCGAAGAAGATCAAGTCGCTGGGTGACCGGTCGCTGGAAATCAGCGAAATCATCAACGTGATCAATGACATCACCGAGCAGACGAACCTGCTGGCGTTGAACGCCGCCATCGAAGCGGCGCGCGCCGGTGAGGCTGGGCGTGGCTTCGCAGTGGTGGCCGATGAGGTACGCAAACTGGCCGAGCACTCGCGCACCGCAACAAAGGACATTGCTGCGCTGATCAAGGCCATCCAGGCGGAAACGAACGAAGCCGTCGTCGTGATGGAAGAGGGAACTCGCGAAGTAGAAGTTGGAGCGCGGCTCGCCGATCAGGCCGGGAAGGCCCTGGAAGCCATTTCGAGCGTCGTGCGTCAGTCGGCCGAACTTGTGCAGGAAATCTCGCTGGCTTCGAAGCAGCAGGTGCGCGGTACGGAAGGCGTTGCGAACGCCATGCAGATCATCTCGAACATCACGCGACAGACCTCACAGGGAGCGCGGCAGACGGCGCGCACGGTCGAGAACATGGTGCACCTGAGCGAGCAGCTGAACGAAGCGCTATCGCAGTTCCGCGTGAATGCCGCGGCCGGGCCGAGAGAAGTTGCGCCGGTGAATGCGACGACTGCAGCGGCGGTAAACCGATAG
- a CDS encoding Hpt domain-containing protein produces MNGPGQEFVELFLQEASEHLQFLREYSGILLDPYPMPDDIERLYISAHGIAGTAGTYGYPQFSEIAGKLAHIFQYAMNASISPDAAGPLVEFITEGIAVLESDLIAISENGNEAADDIAAFKEKYPFAFQAPAQQVEPEPAPIVEEAKRSEAPIVANEPELISDEAPLGDLSGEQEALIEEPPVLKAAPVVALSTTPIPDIPADGDVPAEVMEFFVPEVEEHLQVVTECLLSLEAAPNPEEINRLFRAMHTIKGSAAQVGLHRISTVAHRAEDLVGRLRDGELRPSAQIVDICLESVDTLKKLLYRQWPDEAAFQAAAKSLLAQIARLAPLEQEKSEVVGEAAPVAEAQAQITSVQALPSQRAAEAPAQEAVSQKEKEEELVALAGKKEPAAMPQSKSVRIALERLDRMMNAVGELVINRTRMLGRLAELESLADVLNFSKARMSDKIAEFQEKYEFSRITSTNHVPEMRAVAAGRNGGALVGGDFPYRGGYSSYSHSYDQSLAEFSELEMDRYDDFGILSRSLTEISADITEVLTQLDGFVRRVDSDIDEFTKLAHRLQDEITQARMVPIGNLYTRISRTVRDAAKAANKQVELTLAGAETELDNNIIQQIADPLLHLVRNSVAHGIERSEERYNAGKADQGSISVRAYHRGNHIYIEVEDDGRGIDYRKIRATAVESGLLTSEQADQMEDRDLLELLFHPGFSTAPRKTELAGRGVGLDVVRSNLNQLNGEIEIETALGVGTRFTLKVPLTLIISQALFVRCGQYTFAFPLAFVEEIRRIKDAEIEEVGGKLLTKVRDVVTEVVRLDQQLGLDPIEPVNGWYRLVLVNVAGRQVGIVVEEVLRKDEIVIKNIGEYLRNVKMFPGATIAPDGTLILLVDVNRLIVGESIERRPLMTPANAARLFAPGAIAVAEGEIPPAAMDIVEREKVIVLADDSISVRKFVGRMLEKAGYRVKLASDGLEALEIVSQGGCDLVITDLEMPRTNGYELMMHLRQNAETAHIPIMVVTSRAGAKHRDRALKEGGSAFMVKPVQEDQFVAEVQQLIGTSGKSHPAGTVLEQ; encoded by the coding sequence ATGAACGGCCCAGGCCAGGAATTCGTCGAACTCTTCCTGCAGGAAGCATCGGAGCATTTGCAGTTCCTGCGCGAATACTCGGGGATTCTGCTCGATCCATATCCGATGCCCGATGACATCGAGCGACTTTACATTTCCGCGCATGGAATCGCAGGCACGGCGGGAACGTACGGATATCCGCAATTCTCGGAAATCGCGGGGAAGCTGGCGCACATCTTCCAGTACGCGATGAATGCGAGCATTAGCCCAGATGCCGCGGGACCTTTGGTTGAGTTCATAACAGAAGGCATTGCGGTGCTCGAGTCAGATCTGATTGCGATCAGCGAGAACGGCAACGAAGCCGCAGACGACATCGCGGCGTTCAAGGAGAAGTATCCGTTCGCGTTCCAGGCGCCTGCGCAGCAAGTCGAGCCTGAGCCGGCACCGATCGTTGAAGAGGCTAAACGGTCCGAAGCTCCGATCGTCGCGAACGAACCGGAACTAATCAGCGATGAGGCGCCGCTCGGCGACTTGAGCGGCGAACAGGAAGCCCTGATCGAAGAGCCACCAGTATTAAAGGCCGCTCCGGTTGTCGCGCTCTCGACCACACCCATTCCAGATATTCCGGCGGATGGCGATGTTCCGGCCGAGGTCATGGAGTTCTTCGTTCCAGAGGTCGAGGAGCATCTGCAGGTCGTTACCGAGTGCCTGCTTTCCCTTGAAGCTGCACCGAATCCGGAAGAGATCAACCGGTTGTTCCGGGCGATGCACACCATCAAGGGTTCGGCGGCACAGGTTGGACTGCACCGGATCTCGACCGTGGCGCACCGGGCGGAGGACTTGGTTGGACGCCTTCGCGATGGGGAACTGCGGCCCAGCGCGCAGATCGTAGACATCTGTCTCGAATCTGTCGATACCCTGAAAAAACTACTCTATCGGCAGTGGCCCGATGAGGCCGCGTTCCAGGCTGCGGCGAAATCGCTGCTGGCGCAGATCGCGCGGCTGGCGCCCCTCGAACAAGAAAAGTCGGAAGTGGTTGGCGAGGCGGCTCCGGTTGCGGAAGCACAAGCTCAGATAACATCAGTGCAAGCGCTCCCTTCGCAACGAGCAGCCGAGGCGCCTGCACAAGAAGCCGTCTCCCAAAAGGAAAAAGAAGAAGAACTGGTCGCACTGGCTGGCAAGAAGGAGCCGGCAGCGATGCCGCAATCGAAGTCGGTGCGCATCGCGCTCGAACGACTCGACCGCATGATGAACGCGGTTGGGGAACTCGTCATTAACCGTACTCGGATGTTGGGACGCCTGGCGGAACTGGAAAGCCTTGCGGATGTGCTGAACTTCTCCAAAGCGCGCATGAGCGACAAGATTGCGGAGTTCCAGGAGAAGTACGAGTTCAGCCGGATTACCTCCACCAACCATGTACCCGAGATGCGAGCGGTTGCGGCAGGCAGGAACGGCGGCGCACTCGTGGGCGGCGACTTTCCATACCGTGGAGGCTACTCGAGTTATTCGCACTCTTATGATCAGTCACTGGCCGAGTTCAGCGAACTGGAGATGGATCGCTACGACGACTTCGGAATCCTCTCGCGGTCTTTGACGGAAATTTCAGCGGACATCACGGAGGTTCTGACGCAATTGGATGGCTTCGTGCGGCGCGTCGATTCCGACATCGACGAGTTCACGAAGCTGGCACATCGCCTGCAGGACGAGATCACGCAGGCGCGCATGGTGCCGATCGGGAATCTCTACACGCGGATCTCGCGCACTGTCCGCGATGCTGCCAAGGCCGCGAACAAGCAGGTTGAACTCACGCTGGCTGGCGCCGAGACCGAACTCGACAACAACATCATTCAGCAGATTGCCGACCCGCTGCTCCACCTGGTGCGGAATTCGGTAGCGCACGGTATCGAGCGCAGCGAAGAACGCTATAACGCCGGCAAGGCCGATCAGGGCAGCATTTCGGTGCGCGCGTATCACCGCGGGAACCATATTTACATCGAGGTTGAAGACGACGGACGGGGCATCGATTACCGGAAGATTCGCGCAACAGCCGTCGAATCGGGTCTTCTGACGAGCGAACAGGCGGACCAGATGGAAGACCGCGATTTGCTCGAACTGCTCTTCCATCCGGGATTCTCGACGGCGCCGCGTAAGACCGAACTCGCAGGCCGCGGCGTAGGACTCGATGTCGTCCGCTCGAACCTGAACCAGCTTAATGGTGAGATCGAGATCGAAACGGCGCTCGGAGTGGGCACCCGCTTCACGCTGAAGGTTCCGCTGACGCTCATAATCTCGCAGGCGCTGTTCGTGCGCTGCGGACAGTACACGTTCGCGTTCCCGTTGGCGTTCGTGGAAGAGATTCGACGGATCAAGGACGCTGAGATCGAAGAGGTTGGCGGCAAATTGCTGACGAAGGTGCGCGACGTCGTGACCGAAGTCGTGCGACTGGATCAGCAGCTTGGTCTCGATCCGATTGAGCCCGTGAATGGTTGGTACCGGCTCGTGCTGGTCAACGTGGCTGGGCGGCAAGTCGGCATCGTCGTGGAGGAGGTCCTGCGCAAGGACGAAATCGTCATCAAGAACATTGGCGAATATCTCCGCAACGTAAAGATGTTCCCCGGTGCGACGATTGCTCCCGACGGTACGCTGATCCTCCTCGTCGATGTAAACCGCCTGATCGTCGGCGAGTCGATTGAGCGGCGTCCGCTGATGACGCCGGCGAACGCAGCGAGGCTGTTTGCGCCGGGGGCGATCGCTGTGGCCGAGGGTGAGATTCCGCCGGCCGCGATGGACATCGTGGAGCGCGAGAAGGTGATTGTGCTCGCTGACGACTCCATCAGCGTGCGCAAGTTCGTAGGCCGGATGCTGGAAAAGGCCGGCTATCGTGTGAAGCTTGCGTCCGACGGCCTGGAGGCGCTGGAGATCGTGAGCCAGGGGGGCTGCGACCTGGTGATCACGGACCTCGAAATGCCAAGAACCAATGGATACGAGTTAATGATGCATCTGCGACAAAACGCGGAGACTGCGCACATCCCGATCATGGTGGTGACGTCGCGCGCCGGCGCGAAGCATCGTGACCGGGCGCTTAAGGAGGGCGGCTCGGCGTTCATGGTGAAACCGGTTCAGGAAGACCAGTTTGTGGCAGAGGTGCAGCAGTTGATCGGCACGTCGGGGAAGAGCCACCCCGCGGGTACGGTCCTGGAGCAATAG
- a CDS encoding protein-glutamate O-methyltransferase CheR yields the protein MAERGSNPVVTEHELSEIRVLIEQRSGIHFDESRERFFSTRVREHMELKRHSFGAELLRTIRSSNVEYDALLERLLTQETRFRRYPEAFDALERKVLPEMHMKKFWENPRALRVWSAGCSTGEEPYSIAISICDTVEFAEAWNIKILATDISKQALTIAERGVYNKRVLEHLSPQQIETYFQKIGDQHMVKPRVRAMVNFAPMNLAQAVYVGRFDCIFCMNVLIYFSEEKRSQLIQRFFEYLEPGGYLFLGHAESAAGLPVKFNQIVHNGARLLQKPAGGSVLTVAKEETR from the coding sequence ATGGCGGAGAGAGGCTCCAATCCGGTGGTGACCGAGCACGAGTTGAGTGAGATCCGTGTGCTGATTGAGCAGCGCTCCGGAATCCACTTCGACGAGTCTCGCGAACGCTTTTTCTCAACCCGTGTGCGCGAGCACATGGAGTTGAAGAGGCATTCGTTTGGGGCGGAGCTGCTCCGGACTATTCGCAGTTCGAACGTCGAATACGATGCGCTGCTGGAGCGATTGCTGACGCAGGAGACGCGCTTCAGGCGCTACCCGGAAGCGTTCGACGCGCTGGAGCGGAAGGTTCTTCCCGAGATGCACATGAAGAAGTTCTGGGAGAATCCGCGGGCGCTGCGAGTTTGGAGCGCGGGGTGTTCGACCGGCGAGGAGCCATATTCGATCGCCATCAGCATCTGTGACACCGTCGAGTTCGCGGAAGCGTGGAATATCAAGATCCTGGCGACCGATATCAGTAAACAGGCGCTGACGATCGCCGAGCGTGGTGTTTACAACAAGCGCGTGCTGGAGCATTTATCTCCGCAACAGATTGAGACGTATTTCCAGAAGATCGGCGACCAGCACATGGTGAAGCCTAGAGTGCGCGCGATGGTGAATTTTGCGCCGATGAATCTCGCGCAGGCGGTCTATGTCGGGCGTTTCGACTGTATTTTTTGCATGAATGTGCTGATCTATTTCAGCGAAGAGAAGCGGTCGCAGTTGATACAGCGATTCTTCGAATACCTCGAGCCCGGTGGGTACCTATTCCTCGGGCATGCGGAGAGCGCAGCCGGGCTTCCGGTGAAGTTCAACCAGATCGTGCATAACGGAGCGCGCCTGCTGCAGAAGCCCGCGGGCGGTTCGGTGCTGACAGTGGCAAAGGAGGAGACGCGATGA
- a CDS encoding response regulator: MSANPVVYFIDDSATMREVIKIAFRRENINVVACHDALSAIGLMEQNVPDVVISDVIMPEKDGYEVCQYIKQHPTLGRTPVILMSGVVNKQVAEKAFAVKADELIRKPFQPQDLITRVRHLLNPKAPAEAQPAVAAPAAAAALSSIFAAPATRPMATRPAAQVPPAIRQPVAMPVPAAAVTPRPIATPQFAAPVAQVAPVPVATSQAVAPTSRVPAPPSSMDASKMRLEIMRLMSQIKKLESELEAEREYARALEEHIKTLQESE, from the coding sequence ATGAGCGCGAACCCTGTCGTTTATTTCATCGACGACAGCGCAACCATGCGCGAGGTCATCAAGATCGCCTTCCGGCGCGAGAACATCAACGTGGTCGCCTGCCACGACGCATTATCGGCGATCGGCCTGATGGAGCAGAACGTCCCCGACGTCGTCATCAGCGATGTCATCATGCCGGAGAAGGACGGCTACGAAGTCTGCCAGTACATCAAGCAGCATCCGACGCTGGGGAGGACGCCGGTCATCCTGATGTCAGGCGTGGTGAATAAGCAGGTTGCGGAAAAGGCGTTTGCAGTAAAGGCCGATGAACTCATTCGCAAGCCGTTCCAGCCGCAGGATCTCATCACGCGCGTGCGGCATCTGTTGAATCCAAAAGCTCCTGCCGAAGCACAGCCCGCAGTTGCGGCGCCGGCAGCAGCAGCGGCGTTGAGCAGCATTTTCGCCGCTCCGGCGACACGGCCCATGGCAACGAGACCCGCCGCGCAGGTTCCCCCGGCAATCCGTCAACCGGTTGCGATGCCGGTACCGGCGGCGGCGGTGACGCCACGCCCGATCGCCACACCACAATTTGCCGCCCCGGTTGCCCAGGTAGCGCCTGTACCGGTGGCGACCTCTCAAGCAGTGGCTCCCACGAGCCGCGTTCCCGCACCACCGAGTTCGATGGATGCGTCCAAGATGCGATTGGAGATCATGCGGTTGATGTCGCAAATCAAGAAGCTGGAGAGCGAACTGGAAGCAGAGCGTGAATACGCACGCGCCCTGGAAGAACACATTAAGACGCTGCAGGAAAGCGAATAG
- a CDS encoding chemotaxis protein CheW, with translation MKISRQSRKHAPRRGEAAILFAVGGFTFAAPATEVDEIRDLHGTESMESATEQSSVAKVVGTLERSGRTHYVVDGARHFRVSGSNPSRLMILRSQPIAVRVESIDRMAEIGKTLPLPKAFRGDERRWYRGLVLIGEQVVPVVHMASFLTPAEQVIAKATLARAKGVPA, from the coding sequence GTGAAGATCTCCCGTCAGTCACGCAAGCACGCTCCACGACGCGGCGAGGCGGCGATCCTGTTTGCTGTCGGCGGGTTTACATTCGCCGCGCCGGCGACGGAAGTAGATGAGATCCGTGACCTGCACGGAACGGAGTCTATGGAGAGTGCGACGGAGCAAAGCAGTGTTGCGAAGGTTGTGGGAACGCTCGAGCGTTCGGGACGAACCCACTACGTGGTGGACGGGGCGCGGCATTTCCGCGTGAGTGGCTCGAACCCGTCGCGGCTGATGATCCTGCGTAGTCAGCCCATCGCGGTGAGGGTGGAGAGTATCGATCGGATGGCGGAAATCGGAAAGACACTGCCGCTCCCCAAGGCGTTTCGCGGAGACGAGCGGCGCTGGTATCGCGGACTGGTTCTGATCGGAGAGCAGGTTGTTCCGGTGGTGCATATGGCGAGCTTTCTTACACCGGCAGAACAGGTGATCGCGAAGGCGACTCTGGCGCGTGCCAAGGGGGTTCCGGCATGA
- a CDS encoding chemotaxis response regulator protein-glutamate methylesterase: protein MNPGGRIRVLIVDDSAFMRKVLQSIITSDPQLDVVGEARDGREAVSMNESVGPDVITMDINMPHMDGLQATELIMSSNPKPILVVSSESKEGADITLKALELGAIDFVAKPSGGIDLDMNTVREELLRKLKMVSKVRVVRNATRSKLQHEIANSAPRTEPVSPLLSKLREETIAAKSEPAASPAPFGTGKPNGKFPVVVIACSTGGPATLMNFVPTFPKTFPGAVLLVQHMPGTFTGQFSKQLADVCQIRVKEAEAGEILQQSTFYVCPGSHHLRITPTGRITLDDGPRIAGYRPCADVTLETVAQYAGPMGIAAVLTGMGNDGSRGVQAIKAAGGHVIAQDEATAVIFGMPSEAIKTGAVDQILPIEQVYHGIEKRVLYVFGAARVGAL from the coding sequence ATGAATCCAGGGGGCAGAATTCGGGTGCTGATCGTCGACGACTCGGCGTTCATGCGTAAGGTATTGCAGTCGATCATCACATCAGACCCGCAACTGGACGTTGTGGGCGAGGCGCGTGACGGTCGGGAAGCAGTGTCGATGAACGAATCTGTGGGGCCGGACGTGATCACGATGGACATCAACATGCCGCACATGGACGGCCTGCAGGCGACCGAACTGATCATGTCGTCGAACCCGAAGCCGATCCTGGTGGTGAGTTCGGAGTCGAAAGAAGGAGCCGACATCACGCTGAAAGCTCTGGAACTCGGAGCGATTGATTTCGTGGCGAAGCCGTCGGGCGGTATCGATCTCGACATGAATACGGTTCGTGAAGAACTGTTGCGAAAGTTGAAGATGGTTTCGAAGGTGCGGGTTGTGCGAAATGCAACGCGCTCGAAGCTACAGCACGAGATCGCGAACTCCGCGCCGAGGACGGAGCCGGTGTCGCCCCTGCTCAGTAAATTGCGCGAAGAGACGATAGCTGCGAAATCGGAACCCGCCGCATCTCCTGCGCCGTTCGGGACCGGCAAACCGAACGGAAAATTTCCCGTTGTCGTGATCGCGTGCTCAACCGGCGGACCGGCGACATTGATGAACTTCGTACCAACGTTTCCCAAAACTTTCCCGGGTGCGGTCCTGCTGGTCCAGCACATGCCGGGGACTTTCACAGGACAGTTCAGCAAGCAGCTTGCCGACGTTTGCCAGATTCGCGTGAAGGAAGCGGAGGCGGGAGAGATCCTGCAACAGAGCACGTTTTATGTTTGTCCGGGCTCACACCATTTGCGGATCACTCCGACGGGACGAATCACGCTGGACGACGGGCCGCGTATTGCGGGATATCGGCCGTGCGCGGATGTCACGCTGGAGACCGTGGCGCAGTACGCCGGGCCGATGGGCATTGCGGCGGTTCTGACAGGCATGGGCAACGACGGCTCTCGCGGTGTTCAGGCCATCAAGGCCGCAGGCGGACACGTGATCGCGCAGGATGAAGCAACAGCGGTCATCTTCGGAATGCCGTCGGAGGCGATCAAGACGGGAGCCGTAGATCAAATTCTGCCGATCGAGCAGGTGTACCACGGGATTGAAAAGCGCGTGTTGTACGTGTTCGGTGCAGCGCGGGTGGGGGCACTGTGA
- a CDS encoding chemotaxis protein CheW, protein MSEAQDKSMENVPVDQEVVNAAAVEEQLPEKQYCVFRTGRERFCLGVLDVEEVVEWPKLTKLPLGPAFLMGIFNLRGSIVPVIDIAFTEMRRADLPPKHVVVACMKGVRDQEDLRLGIAADEVIGTYSTSEPLLVDEAPRDVPHCSGMLRHEDRLALALDLKRLTEAFPVGVI, encoded by the coding sequence ATGAGCGAAGCGCAAGACAAGTCGATGGAGAACGTACCGGTGGATCAGGAGGTCGTGAATGCGGCCGCGGTCGAGGAGCAACTGCCGGAGAAGCAGTACTGCGTCTTCCGCACTGGACGCGAACGCTTCTGCCTGGGGGTTCTAGACGTCGAAGAGGTCGTCGAGTGGCCGAAGCTGACGAAATTGCCGCTGGGTCCAGCGTTCCTGATGGGGATTTTCAATTTGCGCGGCTCGATTGTGCCAGTGATCGACATTGCGTTTACCGAGATGCGGCGTGCGGACTTGCCGCCGAAGCACGTTGTGGTCGCATGCATGAAGGGCGTTCGCGACCAGGAAGATTTGCGGCTGGGTATCGCGGCCGATGAGGTTATTGGGACGTACTCGACGAGCGAGCCTCTGCTGGTGGATGAGGCTCCGCGAGACGTTCCGCACTGCAGCGGCATGCTGCGGCACGAGGATCGCCTGGCACTGGCGCTGGACTTGAAGCGACTGACCGAGGCGTTTCCAGTGGGAGTGATCTGA